A stretch of the Fusarium musae strain F31 chromosome 2, whole genome shotgun sequence genome encodes the following:
- a CDS encoding hypothetical protein (EggNog:ENOG41), with product MANLVPAGSARESSSSETGNPMSFNKGKMPALPYGGGPGPSTSHGQIPLRPSGTISRDSSVIRGINGGFHPGAQTPMSSVTHASWLTNNGNESNLSFTSSIMQEEAKLRWDSDEELKKMSKSMLRLQKWSLIIGLASINGALIYVGWKYYQVYYFFLVLLSSNTVLQSFMCICIILHWFITHVLLGWWKRDENVPAEPEKMVLLLPCYNETYEELTRSLDSLIAQKNIDNHPRVIFIVVDGNVRGPGMEKTTQDYLLQDILEPGPSRTFENGYRARDGLFMPVKTQTGFYKGIPYVFVGKRYNQGKRDSLCFARSLIYHFKQRSENIVTMFNNELFEYIGNNFINAGLDDITYLCGMDADTVFDEYCIWEMIKEIRKNPKLVGVCGHVCVDFDGHNWGYWSLYQSVEYSQTQGLRRMFQSRITGKVNCLPGCCQLIRVDEATFGDAVLRERFGYCPKPNDIMTQHIMGNYSEDSIHASIIFSLFPGKQTAQALRAKAMTIVPQDWKVFLSQRKRWALGSISNEFVMIFRPGIILIERLQSLIAVITWAITPFIIAAFVELLIVFAKRGSEVMQDPVFLGLICVLFFRYLYSFCIGFWLPRNNLERAQYFVGYVMHLFTSPFMNIIILVYSLFHSDDFKWGKTREVVRGVNEKDGDDVGGRGTH from the exons ATGGCCAACCTCGTACCTGCAGGTTCCGCCAGAGAATCATCCTCTTCGGAGACAGGTAATCCAATGTCTTTCAACAAGGGAAAGATGCCTGCTCTGCCATATGGTGGTGGACCCGGGCCTTCAACATCCCACGGCCAGATCCCCCTCAGGCCAAGCGGAACAATCTCCAGGGATTCA TCCGTTATCCGAGGCATTAACGGCGGCTTCCATCCCGGTGCCCAAACTCCAATGTCAAGCGTAACCCACGCCTCCTGGCTCACCAACAACGGCAACGAATCGAACCTCTCCTTCACATCGTCCATCAtgcaagaagaagccaaactCCGCTGGGACTCAGACGAAGAACTCAAAAAGATGTCCAAGAGTATGCTCCGTCTTCAAAAATGGAGTCTCATCATCGGTCTCGCTTCCATCAACGGCGCTCTCATCTACGTCGGTTGGAAATACTACCAAGTGTACTACTTCTTCCTCGTGCTTTTGAGCTCCAATACCGTTCTTCAGTCGTTTATGTGTATTTGCATTATTCTTCATTGGTTTATTACCCATGTGCTTTTGGGATGGTggaagagagatgagaatgTTCCTGCTGAGCCggagaagatggtgttgctTCTGCCGTGCTATAATGAGACGTATGAGGAGTTGACGAGATCTCTTGATTCGCTTATTGCGCAGAAGAATATCGACAATCATCCTCGTGTTATCTTCatcgttgttgatggaaaTGTTCGTGGTCCAGGTATGGAGAAGACTACGCAGGATTATCTCCTCCAAGATATACTCGAGCCTGGTCCCTCTCGGACCTTTGAAAATGGATATCGTGCTCGAGATGGATTATTCATGCCTGTCAAGACACAAACTGGTTTCTACAAAGGCATTCCGTATGTCTTCGTCGGAAAGCGGTACAACCAGGGCAAACGCGACAGTCTCTGCTTCGCGCGCTCTCTTATCTACCACTTCAAGCAACGCTCTGAGAATATCGTCACCATGTTCAACAATGAGCTGTTTGAATACATCGgcaacaacttcatcaacgcTGGTCTTGATGACATCACATACCTCTGTGGTATGGATGCCGATACTGTGTTTGATGAATACTGTATCTGGGAGATGATCAAGGAGATTCGCAAGAACCCGAAGCTCGTCGGCGTATGTGGCCATGTCTGCGTCGACTTTGACGGCCACAATTGGGGATACTGGTCGTTGTACCAATCTGTTGAGTATTCACAAACCCAAGGCCTTCGACGCATGTTTCAGTCTCGCATCACTGGAAAAGTCAATTGTCTTCCTGGATGCTGTCAACTCATTCGTGTTGATGAAGCTACTTTTGGCGATGCTGTTCTTCGCGAGCGCTTTGGTTACTGTCCTAAGCCAAATGATATCATGACGCAGCACATCATGGGTAACTATTCTGAAGACAGTATTCAcgcctccatcatcttcagtctCTTCCCCGGCAAACAAACTGCACAAGCCCTACGCGCCAAAGCCATGACAATCGTCCCCCAAGACTGGAAAGTCTTTCTCTCACAGCGCAAGCGTTGGGCGTTGGGTAGTATCTCCAACGAATTCGTCATGATCTTCCGCCCcggcatcatcctcatcgaacGTCTGCAGAGTCTCATTGCCGTCATAACCTGGGCAATCACCCCATTCATCATCGCCGCCTTTGTCGAactcctcatcgtcttcgccaAACGAGGCAGCGAAGTGATGCAAGACCCCGTGTTCCTCGGTCTCATCTGCGTATTATTCTTCCGCTAT CTTTACTCTTTTTGCATTGGCTTCTGGCTGCCTCGCAACAACCTTGAGCGCGCGCAGTACTTTGTAGGCTATGTCATGCATCTCTTCACGTCGCCTTTTATGAACATTATCATTCTGGTTTATTCTCTGTTTCACTCTGATGACTTCAAGTGGGGTAAGACGCGTGAAGTTGTCAGGGGTGTTAACGAGAAGGATGGTGACGATGTTGGTGGTCGGGGTACACACTGA
- a CDS encoding hypothetical protein (EggNog:ENOG41~CAZy:CE4), translating to METSFGPRGSSTEDISRPQLGNVPYGSVITTCTTPGVIALTFDDGPLDYTNDLLDLLDERDVHATFFVAGNNRAKGHIDDSSNPWPAVMRRMYSAGHHIASHTWTHRNLNEVNSTIRRSEMIYNEMAFRNLFGWIPTYMRAPYLECNAASGCLDEMSELGYHVVDQNIDTKDYENDSPALIQISKDRYSAGISSNSDSNQYIVLAHDVHDQTVHNLTAFMIDTAQDRGYRLVTVGECLGDPRENWYRTVSRGRDVTSTESATPTRTVPPTNVSVTTNTATSTATGGLAILVRGQPSEAAVPGTATVDRAKATVEQAVMQTLGRARLPEVTFTTPPTVFVAQVSGHHAETTRQ from the exons ATGGAGACCAGTTTCGGGCCTCGTGGAAGCAGCACGGAAGACATTTCTCGACCACAGCTTGGCAATGTCCCGTATG GCTCTGTCATCACAACTTGCACTACACCCGGTGTGATTGCTCTGACATTCGATGATGGCCCTCTCGACTACACCAATGACCTATTGGATCTTTTGGATGAAAGAGATGTCCATGCCACTTTCTTTGTGGCCGGTAACAACAGGGCCAAGGGACATATCGATGACTCGTCCAACCCATGGCCCGCTGTGATGAGACGCATGTACTCTGCAGGCCATCACATTGCCAGCCACACTTGGACTCATCGCAATCTCAACGAGGTCAACAGCACTATCCGAAGATCTGAGATGATCTACAATGAGATGGCCTTCCGCAATCTCTTTGGTTGGATTCCGACCTACATGCGGGCGCCATACCTCGAGTGCAACGCCGCATCTGGTTGCCTCGATGAGATGTCCGAACTTGGCTACCATGTTGTGGACCAGAACATTGACACGAAAGACTACGAAAATGATAGTCCTGCTTTGATCCAAATCTCCAAGGATCGCTATTCTGCTGGAATCTCGTCCAACTCAGACAGCAACCAGTATATTGTTCTGGCACATGATGTTCATGATCAGACTGTTCACAATTTGACTGCTTTCATGATCGATACTGCCCAAGATCGTGGATATAGACTTGTGACTGTCGGAGAATGTCTTGGTGACCCTCGGGAGAACTGGTACCGAACGGTTTCCCGAGGCCGAGATGTCACATCGACAGAGTCGGCTACCCCTACCCGAACTGTCCCTCCTACCAACGTGTCGGTGACAACAAACACTGCTACCTCGACTGCAACTGGTGGTCTT GCTATACTTGTCAGGGGTCAGCCTTCGGAAGCTGCTGTTCCTGGTACGGCTACTG TGGATCGAGCGAAAGCTACTGTGGAACAGGCTGTGATGCAGACTTTGGGTCGTGCACGCCTTCCGGAAGTGACATTCACGACACCACCAACGGTCTTTGTGGCCCAGGTGTCAGGGCATCATGCGGAAACTACG CGGCAATAG
- a CDS encoding hypothetical protein (EggNog:ENOG41), giving the protein MSSPVPMPTARQAELLDRFREYSRLEREGHPIEALKAAKELVKEQDLNPYHAAELHLKLADVPEIGLYHASEGVKTFTQLKETDNSRDIRWKLQEAENAMQEAQTIEKAWSQRLDAM; this is encoded by the exons ATGAGTTCACCAGTCCCCATGCCAACAGCTCGCCAAG CCGAGCTGCTTGATCGGTTCAGAGAATATTCCCGTCTCGAGCGCGAGGGCCATCCGATCGAAGCATTGAAGGCGGCCAAAGAACTAGTAAAGGAGCAAGACCTCAATCCCTACCATGCCGCAGAATTGCACTTGAAACTCGCCGATGTCCCCGAAATTGGACTTTACCATGCCTCAGAGGGCGTCAAAACTTTCACACAGCTGAAAGAAACCGATAACAGTCGAGACATTAGGTGGAAGTTGCAGGAGGCAGAAAACGCCATGCAAGAAGCGCAAACGATTGAGAAGGCTTGGTCGCAGCGTCTGGATGCAATGTAA